A stretch of the Planktothricoides raciborskii GIHE-MW2 genome encodes the following:
- a CDS encoding cupin domain-containing protein — protein sequence MNYQYIADLAKEMEIPKAGILTRVLYQDERVKAVIFGFDTGQELSEHTASVPAILSMVKGSAKITLGEDILEAEAGAWIHLNAQLPHSILAKTPVVMLLLLLR from the coding sequence ATGAACTATCAATATATTGCTGATTTAGCCAAAGAAATGGAAATTCCCAAAGCGGGAATTCTCACGCGAGTTCTGTATCAAGACGAGCGGGTAAAAGCGGTAATTTTTGGTTTTGATACGGGTCAAGAACTTTCCGAACATACCGCCTCAGTACCCGCAATTCTGTCAATGGTTAAAGGGTCAGCAAAAATTACTCTGGGAGAGGATATTTTAGAAGCGGAAGCAGGGGCTTGGATTCATCTGAATGCACAGTTGCCTCACAGTATTTTGGCCAAAACCCCGGTGGTGATGTTGCTGCTTTTGCTGAGATAA
- the argC gene encoding N-acetyl-gamma-glutamyl-phosphate reductase → MGDSKPVSVGIVGASGYGGVQLVRLLMDHPGVKVVYLGGDSSAGKPFSDIYPHLSHATDLVIAPVDPEAIAAQCDVVFLSLPNGLACEMTPTLIQRGCKVLDLSADYRFSNLETYKAWYGGDRTDGDVAATAVYGLPELYRDRIKDAKLVGCPGCYPTASLLALAPLLKQGMIIPETAVIDAKSGTSGGGRQAKTNMLLAEADSSIAAYGVTRHRHTPEIEQICSDLAGHEVLVQFTPHLMPMVRGILATVYATLRDPGLVREDLATIYKAFYRNCPWVTILPNGIYPQTKWACSSNMCYIGIEVDQRTDRVIVMSAIDNLIKGQAGQAVQCLNLMMGWDETLGLPKLGFYP, encoded by the coding sequence ATGGGTGATTCTAAGCCAGTGTCGGTGGGAATTGTCGGAGCATCTGGGTATGGTGGCGTGCAGTTGGTGCGACTGCTGATGGATCACCCAGGGGTGAAGGTGGTTTATTTGGGGGGAGATAGTAGTGCCGGGAAGCCATTTTCCGATATTTATCCCCATTTGAGTCATGCGACAGATTTGGTGATTGCTCCAGTGGATCCAGAGGCGATCGCGGCTCAATGTGATGTGGTGTTTCTTTCGTTGCCCAATGGTTTGGCTTGTGAGATGACGCCCACCCTGATTCAAAGAGGCTGCAAGGTGTTGGATTTGTCGGCTGATTACCGATTTAGTAACTTAGAAACTTACAAGGCTTGGTATGGGGGCGATCGCACCGATGGAGATGTGGCAGCAACGGCGGTCTATGGTTTACCGGAACTGTATCGCGATCGCATTAAAGACGCCAAGTTAGTCGGTTGTCCCGGTTGTTATCCTACCGCCAGCTTACTGGCTTTAGCCCCGCTACTCAAACAGGGGATGATTATCCCAGAAACGGCGGTGATCGATGCCAAGTCCGGCACTTCGGGGGGTGGTAGACAGGCGAAAACTAATATGTTACTAGCGGAAGCGGATAGTTCCATCGCCGCTTATGGGGTGACTCGGCACCGCCACACCCCAGAAATTGAGCAAATTTGCAGTGATTTGGCCGGACATGAGGTGTTAGTCCAGTTTACCCCTCACCTGATGCCAATGGTGCGGGGTATCTTGGCCACGGTTTACGCTACTTTGCGGGATCCAGGATTGGTGCGGGAAGATTTGGCGACGATTTATAAGGCGTTTTACCGGAATTGTCCCTGGGTGACGATTCTGCCTAATGGGATTTATCCCCAAACTAAATGGGCTTGCAGTAGCAATATGTGCTATATCGGCATCGAAGTGGATCAGCGTACCGACCGTGTGATCGTTATGTCGGCGATCGATAACTTAATTAAGGGGCAAGCGGGTCAAGCGGTGCAATGTTTGAACCTGATGATGGGTTGGGATGAAACCCTCGGTTTGCCGAAATTGGGCTTTTATCCTTAA
- a CDS encoding CmpA/NrtA family ABC transporter substrate-binding protein — protein MRNYYNRRLFIQGIMGTAGAIALNSCSQKKTQQNIPEEALAVEPIIKPETLEKPNLTVGFVPVNDCAPFAIAYQKGFFRKYGLNVTLSREASWGNSRDGIIFGRLDASPVVSGAVTNARLGAEGARHFPLCAAMTIHRHGNGLTMNRQLWDSGIRPWYSYNGNLDAFGQDLRNYWQKSPLDQRVWAVVQSSAIYEYFVRYLIAAVGLNPIDELRLIITPPPQMVSNIRMGAMQAYMVAEPWNTRAITGNENVGFTFAQGREIWRGHPDRLLAVRESFIQDNPKTYRSLVKAMIEACQYCSKPENKQEVAQIISQRSFTGANIKYTEPGIVGSYNYGGFDRQTRIKNSPETTLFFDLPTEVSAIKNDHSTFLWQSDSLWLMTQAHRWGQIPEFPKNAEEIAKQAWQTDLYRAIANEMGIQCPSDNYKTVSGEAFIDGKPFDPSQPTQYINSFEIRANRPQIYGLA, from the coding sequence ATGAGAAACTATTACAATCGCCGGTTATTTATCCAAGGAATAATGGGAACAGCGGGGGCGATCGCTCTTAATAGCTGTAGTCAAAAGAAAACTCAGCAAAATATTCCCGAAGAAGCCCTGGCTGTAGAACCAATTATTAAACCAGAAACCCTAGAAAAACCTAATTTAACCGTTGGTTTTGTGCCGGTTAATGATTGCGCCCCGTTTGCGATCGCATACCAAAAAGGTTTCTTTCGTAAATATGGTTTAAACGTCACCCTCAGCCGAGAAGCGAGTTGGGGCAACTCCAGAGATGGGATTATTTTTGGGCGTTTAGATGCTTCCCCCGTTGTTTCTGGTGCCGTGACTAATGCCAGATTGGGTGCAGAAGGAGCACGTCATTTTCCCCTCTGTGCCGCCATGACAATTCACCGTCATGGCAATGGCCTCACTATGAATCGTCAACTGTGGGACTCAGGAATTAGACCCTGGTATAGCTATAACGGCAATTTAGATGCATTTGGTCAAGATTTACGCAACTATTGGCAAAAATCACCCCTCGATCAGCGAGTCTGGGCAGTGGTACAAAGTTCAGCCATTTATGAATATTTTGTGCGCTATCTCATCGCTGCTGTGGGATTAAATCCGATTGATGAATTACGTTTAATTATTACTCCCCCACCGCAAATGGTGAGCAATATTCGCATGGGTGCAATGCAAGCCTATATGGTAGCTGAACCTTGGAATACCAGAGCCATTACAGGTAACGAAAATGTCGGTTTTACCTTTGCCCAAGGGCGGGAAATTTGGCGCGGACATCCCGATCGCCTTTTAGCAGTCAGAGAATCTTTTATTCAAGATAATCCCAAAACTTACCGCTCCTTAGTTAAAGCCATGATTGAAGCCTGTCAATATTGCAGTAAACCAGAAAACAAACAAGAAGTGGCACAAATTATTTCTCAGCGTTCCTTTACCGGAGCAAACATTAAATATACTGAACCGGGAATTGTGGGTAGTTATAATTACGGCGGTTTTGATCGGCAAACCCGCATCAAAAATAGCCCAGAAACCACCCTCTTTTTTGATTTACCGACCGAAGTTTCCGCCATTAAAAACGATCATTCTACCTTTCTGTGGCAATCCGATAGTTTGTGGTTAATGACTCAAGCCCACCGCTGGGGACAAATTCCCGAATTTCCCAAAAATGCTGAAGAAATTGCCAAACAAGCTTGGCAAACGGACTTATATCGAGCGATCGCCAACGAAATGGGAATTCAATGTCCCTCAGACAACTATAAAACTGTTTCAGGAGAAGCATTTATTGATGGCAAACCCTTTGATCCCAGTCAGCCCACCCAATATATTAACAGCTTTGAAATTCGTGCCAACCGCCCCCAAATTTACGGGTTGGCTTAA
- a CDS encoding exopolysaccharide biosynthesis protein, whose translation MHIKFSQDIESLLNRLSEHPLTIGEIMGETAEHGFSLSIGLLVLPFLFPMPPGLSTPLGLACFFLAIQMTLGLHSPWLPKKVTRFVFPSAFSLYLLQNLKRVTAWLEKIVRPRMLKIAKNPYIWRVNGFCIAWMAFFLMLPIPLTNSIPAIGILFLAVATLESDGLLMCLGYASTVFNTLFFGFLGYAFWLAPNLLPNIFK comes from the coding sequence ATGCACATAAAATTTTCTCAAGATATTGAGTCGTTGCTCAATCGATTGTCAGAGCACCCTTTAACCATTGGAGAAATTATGGGAGAAACCGCTGAACATGGATTTAGTTTGAGTATTGGTTTATTGGTTTTGCCTTTCTTGTTTCCCATGCCTCCTGGATTATCTACTCCCTTGGGTTTAGCCTGTTTTTTCTTAGCAATCCAAATGACATTAGGTTTACATTCTCCCTGGCTGCCTAAAAAAGTCACCAGATTCGTATTTCCTAGTGCTTTTAGTCTTTATTTGTTGCAAAATCTCAAACGAGTTACGGCTTGGTTAGAAAAAATTGTGCGTCCTCGTATGTTAAAAATTGCTAAAAATCCATATATCTGGAGAGTGAATGGATTCTGTATTGCTTGGATGGCATTTTTCTTAATGTTACCAATTCCTTTGACTAATTCTATACCGGCGATCGGGATTTTATTCTTGGCCGTAGCAACTTTGGAATCCGATGGTTTATTAATGTGTTTAGGGTATGCCTCAACGGTATTTAATACCCTATTTTTTGGGTTTCTGGGATATGCTTTTTGGTTAGCGCCGAATTTGTTACCTAATATTTTTAAATAG
- a CDS encoding ABC transporter ATP-binding protein, with the protein MVSPSENQLINNSPNANAQDFLVISNVVKSFKKADGSEFVVLNGINLTVGNKEYVSVIGHSGCGKSTLVRIVAGLEKPTSGLVTLEGKMIRKPGAERMMVFQGYALLPWLTVRENIRLAVDEVFKTSSKAEKISIVNEHIEMVNLTAAADKYPHELSGGMKQRVGVARALATRPKLLLLDEPFGALDALTRPKLQQQVIEIWENHRQAVMMITHDVDEAIFMSDRVVMMSNGPNATIGKVLDIPLPRPRHAHEIRETSEYYELRNQALDFLEMYQ; encoded by the coding sequence ATGGTATCACCATCAGAAAATCAACTAATTAACAACTCCCCCAACGCCAACGCCCAAGATTTTCTCGTGATTTCAAATGTAGTTAAAAGCTTTAAAAAAGCAGATGGCAGTGAATTTGTGGTGTTAAATGGCATTAATTTAACCGTTGGTAACAAAGAATATGTCTCGGTCATTGGTCACTCTGGCTGTGGAAAATCAACATTAGTCAGGATTGTGGCTGGTTTAGAAAAACCCACATCAGGACTTGTCACCCTTGAAGGGAAAATGATTCGGAAGCCCGGTGCCGAAAGAATGATGGTGTTTCAAGGTTATGCCTTACTGCCTTGGTTAACGGTCAGAGAAAATATTAGATTAGCCGTAGATGAGGTTTTCAAAACTAGCAGCAAAGCGGAAAAAATTAGCATTGTCAATGAACATATTGAAATGGTAAATCTGACGGCGGCGGCGGATAAATATCCCCATGAACTTTCCGGGGGAATGAAACAAAGGGTAGGAGTTGCCCGGGCTTTAGCCACCCGCCCTAAATTATTATTATTAGATGAACCTTTTGGGGCTTTAGATGCCTTAACTCGGCCTAAATTACAACAACAGGTGATTGAGATTTGGGAAAATCATCGTCAAGCGGTAATGATGATTACCCATGATGTAGATGAGGCGATTTTTATGTCTGACCGGGTGGTGATGATGAGTAATGGCCCTAATGCTACTATTGGTAAAGTGCTGGATATTCCTTTACCACGCCCCAGGCACGCCCATGAAATCCGGGAAACCTCGGAATATTATGAATTACGCAATCAGGCTTTAGATTTTCTGGAAATGTATCAGTAA
- a CDS encoding DUF433 domain-containing protein: MPTQTLSRYVNRNSEILGGEPIIIGTRTSVRAIVGLWRMGIMPEEILNHLPHLTLAQVFDALSFYLDNQAEINEYIDKNRVPDELVHPSVASVLRNM; the protein is encoded by the coding sequence ATGCCAACTCAAACCCTCTCACGGTATGTTAATCGCAACTCTGAGATTCTAGGCGGAGAACCAATTATCATAGGTACTCGGACATCGGTTCGCGCTATTGTTGGTCTATGGCGGATGGGTATTATGCCAGAAGAGATTCTTAACCATTTACCTCATCTGACTTTGGCGCAAGTTTTTGATGCTTTGAGTTTTTATCTAGATAATCAAGCAGAGATTAATGAGTACATTGATAAAAATCGAGTTCCTGATGAATTAGTACATCCTTCTGTAGCATCCGTTTTGAGAAATATGTAG
- a CDS encoding methyltransferase domain-containing protein, protein MSASKLSSDQLDKMPGHWVLAKMGKRVLRPGGRKLTEKMLDSLNIQSDDRVVEFAPGLGFTAQLTLQHQPAFYTAIERDETAAQKVRGYLTGDRQKCVVASAENTGLATGSATVVYGEAMLSMQSPQQKQKIVSEAARLLETGGRYGIHELCIEIDHLEVGKREEIRRAIAQDIHHGTWPLTATEWQALLASQGFTTQTHATVPMQLLEPQRVIEDEGIAGAIRFGWNLINHPTAIQRVLSMRQIFHKYQDYLKGIMLVGVKS, encoded by the coding sequence ATGAGTGCTTCAAAATTATCGAGTGACCAGTTAGACAAGATGCCCGGTCATTGGGTTTTGGCTAAGATGGGCAAACGGGTTTTGCGTCCAGGGGGACGCAAATTGACTGAAAAAATGTTGGATAGTTTAAATATCCAATCGGACGATCGCGTGGTGGAGTTTGCCCCCGGTTTAGGGTTTACAGCCCAGTTAACTTTGCAACATCAACCGGCATTTTATACGGCGATTGAACGGGATGAAACCGCCGCCCAAAAAGTTCGAGGCTATTTGACAGGCGATCGCCAAAAATGTGTGGTTGCTAGTGCAGAAAATACCGGGTTAGCAACGGGTTCAGCAACGGTAGTTTATGGGGAAGCAATGTTATCAATGCAATCCCCCCAACAAAAACAGAAAATTGTTTCCGAAGCCGCCCGGTTACTCGAAACTGGAGGGCGATATGGGATTCACGAATTGTGTATTGAAATCGATCATTTGGAGGTGGGTAAAAGAGAAGAAATTAGACGGGCGATCGCTCAAGATATTCATCACGGAACCTGGCCTTTAACCGCGACGGAATGGCAAGCTTTGTTAGCCTCTCAAGGGTTTACGACTCAGACTCATGCTACGGTTCCCATGCAATTACTGGAACCCCAAAGAGTTATTGAAGATGAAGGCATTGCGGGAGCAATTCGTTTTGGGTGGAATTTAATCAATCATCCCACAGCCATTCAGCGAGTTTTGTCAATGCGGCAAATTTTCCACAAATATCAAGACTACCTCAAAGGAATCATGTTAGTGGGTGTAAAATCCTAG
- the ribBA gene encoding bifunctional 3,4-dihydroxy-2-butanone-4-phosphate synthase/GTP cyclohydrolase II: MESSENASKQNFVFDSVESALAEIKAGRLVVVVDDEGRENEGDLIGAAQFTTPDTINFMAVHGRGLICLATTGDRLDQLDLPLMVTNNTESNQTAFTVSIDGSPSLGVTTGISAEDRARTIQAVINPNTKPSDLRRPGHIFPLRAREGGVLKRAGHTEAAVDLARMAGLYPAGVICEIQNPDGSMARLPELIEYSKTHKLKIISIADLISYRLKHERFIVRETVAALPTEFGQFQIYGYRNILDNSEHVAIVKGDLADFHNQPVMVRVHSECLTGDALGSLRCDCRMQLQAALKMIENAGQGVVLYLRQEGRGIGLINKLKAYSLQDTGLDTVEANERLGFPADLRNYGVGAQMLNDLGISQIKLITNNPRKIAGLKGYGLEIVDRVPLLIESNPYNCLYLATKAEKLGHMLLQTYLVTVALHWPSYSLTLEQRYQYLEKLRSLAEEEHLLIQEEKRPVTVAVFGRPEFTVHFGFDQPKLAAPDWYKHPEHPYIKAISEILDALTTWPRLDRLEFLISSGVDPLTNLGVDLNRQTFPLSKLPSSLCQNLALQTIYSFSVGNKP, translated from the coding sequence GTGGAATCGTCTGAAAACGCTTCAAAACAAAACTTTGTCTTTGACTCTGTAGAATCTGCCCTCGCAGAGATCAAAGCGGGACGCCTCGTGGTTGTGGTCGATGATGAAGGCCGAGAAAATGAAGGGGATCTCATTGGTGCCGCTCAGTTTACCACCCCAGACACCATCAACTTTATGGCGGTACATGGTCGTGGTCTAATCTGTTTAGCCACAACGGGCGATCGCCTGGATCAACTTGACCTACCCTTAATGGTCACAAACAACACCGAAAGCAATCAAACTGCCTTCACCGTCAGTATTGATGGCTCTCCCAGCTTAGGCGTCACCACCGGCATCTCCGCTGAAGACCGTGCTCGCACCATCCAAGCGGTGATTAATCCCAACACCAAACCCTCTGACTTACGTCGTCCCGGTCATATCTTTCCCCTGCGAGCTAGGGAAGGCGGCGTCTTAAAACGGGCAGGTCATACGGAAGCAGCCGTGGATCTGGCTCGCATGGCTGGATTATACCCAGCAGGAGTCATCTGCGAAATTCAAAATCCTGACGGCTCAATGGCTCGGTTGCCAGAACTCATCGAATATAGCAAAACCCACAAGCTAAAAATTATCAGCATTGCTGATTTAATTAGCTATCGACTCAAACACGAAAGGTTTATCGTCCGGGAAACCGTCGCCGCTTTGCCCACCGAATTTGGTCAATTCCAAATCTATGGCTACCGTAACATCTTAGACAACTCCGAGCACGTCGCCATTGTCAAAGGCGACCTCGCTGATTTTCACAACCAACCTGTCATGGTGCGAGTGCATTCGGAATGTTTAACCGGGGATGCCTTGGGTTCTCTGCGTTGTGACTGTCGGATGCAGTTACAAGCTGCCCTGAAAATGATTGAAAATGCCGGTCAAGGGGTGGTGCTATATTTGCGCCAAGAAGGGCGCGGCATTGGTTTAATCAATAAACTCAAGGCGTACTCCCTTCAAGATACGGGTTTAGATACCGTAGAAGCCAATGAACGCTTAGGATTTCCGGCGGATCTGCGTAACTATGGCGTCGGCGCCCAAATGCTCAATGATTTGGGCATTTCTCAAATTAAATTGATTACCAACAATCCCCGCAAAATTGCTGGCTTGAAAGGCTATGGTTTGGAAATTGTTGATCGCGTCCCCTTATTAATTGAATCCAACCCATATAACTGTCTCTATCTCGCCACCAAAGCGGAAAAACTGGGTCATATGCTCTTGCAGACCTATTTAGTCACCGTTGCCTTGCATTGGCCTAGTTATTCTCTAACCTTAGAACAACGGTATCAATACCTGGAAAAATTACGTTCTTTAGCGGAAGAAGAACATTTATTAATCCAAGAGGAGAAACGACCTGTCACCGTAGCAGTGTTTGGTCGCCCTGAATTTACCGTTCACTTTGGTTTCGATCAACCCAAACTAGCGGCACCGGATTGGTATAAACACCCAGAACATCCTTATATCAAAGCCATCTCGGAAATTCTCGATGCTTTGACCACTTGGCCTCGTCTGGATCGCCTGGAATTTCTCATTTCTTCCGGGGTCGATCCCCTGACAAATTTGGGGGTGGATCTCAACCGTCAAACCTTCCCCCTGAGTAAATTACCCTCTTCCTTATGCCAAAACCTGGCATTGCAAACAATTTATAGCTTTTCTGTGGGTAATAAGCCGTAA
- the ntrB gene encoding nitrate ABC transporter permease, protein MKSKKNIFLDFFNNSNFLLPIVGFVGVIALWWLIALFRQEMMPTPPEALAKNLDFILNPFYRRGPGDLGLGWLLLASLRRVCIGFLLGAIVAIPVGFLIGMSHTAWQILNPIIQVFKPVSPLVWLPIALAIFNAAEPSAIFVIFITSLWSTIINTAEGVKNVPKEYLEVAEVLEMPRWKQLVSVMLPASLPYIFTGLRISLGIAWLVIVAVEMLTGGIGIGFFVWDEWNRLNVSSVFLAVFVIGITGLILDYALAKLQIMITHRPARS, encoded by the coding sequence ATGAAGTCAAAGAAGAACATTTTTCTGGATTTTTTCAATAACTCCAATTTTTTATTACCCATTGTGGGTTTTGTGGGGGTGATTGCTTTATGGTGGCTTATTGCCTTATTCAGACAGGAAATGATGCCCACACCCCCGGAAGCATTGGCAAAAAATTTGGACTTTATTCTCAATCCTTTTTATCGTCGAGGCCCCGGTGATTTAGGTTTAGGATGGCTACTCTTAGCGAGTTTACGGCGAGTTTGTATCGGGTTTCTGCTGGGTGCGATCGTAGCCATTCCCGTTGGGTTTTTAATTGGAATGTCTCATACTGCATGGCAAATTCTGAACCCGATTATTCAAGTCTTTAAACCCGTTTCGCCCCTGGTTTGGTTGCCGATCGCCCTAGCTATATTTAATGCCGCTGAACCTTCAGCAATTTTTGTGATTTTTATTACCTCTCTCTGGTCAACCATTATCAATACCGCTGAAGGGGTAAAAAACGTTCCGAAAGAATATTTAGAAGTCGCCGAAGTGTTAGAAATGCCTCGGTGGAAACAATTAGTCAGCGTGATGCTGCCAGCGAGTTTACCCTATATTTTCACCGGGTTACGCATTAGTTTAGGCATTGCTTGGTTAGTGATTGTGGCCGTAGAAATGCTCACCGGGGGCATTGGGATTGGTTTCTTTGTCTGGGATGAATGGAATCGTCTTAATGTGAGTTCCGTGTTTTTAGCCGTCTTTGTAATTGGGATCACGGGCTTAATTCTGGATTATGCCCTGGCTAAATTACAAATTATGATTACCCATCGTCCCGCACGGAGTTAA
- a CDS encoding Crp/Fnr family transcriptional regulator: MIQDFLAQTQFFQGLSPENIQALAQIAIAQTYQKNEVIFWQGDEGRGFFLVVVGRVKVFKLSPEGKEQILHIFGVGEQFAEVPAFDGQCFPASAAAIEPTELLFFPRAALISLLEKYPSLGMQMLGILARKLRHFTKIIENLSFKEVPGRLASYLLYLNNLQRDNPALNILQNQVKLDITKGQLAALLATIPETLSRVFAKLSQERLIEIDGAVITLLNLPELKRLSGDLDSD; the protein is encoded by the coding sequence ATGATTCAAGATTTTTTAGCCCAAACCCAGTTTTTTCAGGGACTATCCCCAGAAAATATCCAGGCTTTAGCCCAAATTGCGATCGCGCAAACTTATCAAAAAAATGAAGTAATATTTTGGCAAGGAGATGAAGGGCGAGGTTTTTTTCTCGTTGTTGTCGGACGAGTCAAAGTTTTTAAACTGTCTCCAGAGGGGAAAGAACAGATTTTACATATATTTGGGGTGGGGGAACAATTTGCCGAAGTTCCGGCATTTGATGGCCAATGTTTTCCCGCTTCTGCCGCAGCGATCGAACCCACCGAACTTTTATTTTTTCCCCGTGCTGCTCTTATCTCGCTGCTGGAAAAATATCCCAGTTTAGGGATGCAAATGTTAGGAATTTTGGCTCGCAAATTACGGCATTTTACCAAGATAATTGAAAACCTTTCTTTTAAAGAAGTTCCGGGGCGACTTGCCTCATATTTGCTCTATTTGAATAATTTACAACGAGATAATCCCGCATTAAATATTCTGCAAAATCAAGTAAAATTAGATATTACCAAAGGCCAGTTAGCGGCGTTACTGGCGACGATTCCAGAGACACTTTCGCGAGTATTTGCTAAGTTGAGTCAAGAAAGACTGATAGAAATCGACGGCGCGGTCATTACTTTATTAAATCTCCCTGAATTAAAGCGTTTATCTGGAGATTTAGATTCCGATTAA